In Babesia microti strain RI chromosome IV, complete genome, the sequence GGAATATGGATAAACATGTTGCATGGAGGGGCAGGCAATCATTTAAGCGCGTTGATCCATATGGCGGAAAGATGGCTCCGGAAAATGAAAAGGCTAAATTTGGGCCCGAGAGAAAGGGGCCACTGCGTGATAATTGGTATCCAACTACTCGCGCTGATTGGAGGCAAGACACGCATATACCCCTGGCCAAGCCTTGGTACTGGGATTATTAGCTGTTAAACttgttaattattcatCACGCATCCGTACTTATTTAGTTCCCTATGAACActtttaaaatttgtagTCCGCGTTTGGagaaaaataatatcttGTGGGGACCAGCATATGCACATATTTTTCGTCGAAAATGAAATTGGGTTTTAGCAATATATTATGCGGATTATGTGTATTAGTTGaaataacaaaaaatgCACCTTTATGTGATGCATCTAGTACGAATGGTAAGGGGGGTGTAGACTCTGTGTCGAAGAAATCTTTCGTCATTGAACTTGAAGACTCCACTTTTGAAAGAAAGACCCAAGCTTCTTCTGGTGGCACTTCTggtatcaattttttaattaagGTGTATGGTTTGTCAAGTTTTATGCACCATGGTGTGGACATTGTAGATCAATGGAGAATGATTGGAATGAGTTGGCCAATATTTTGggcaaacaaattaatgtagCAAAAATTGATGCTACAAAACACAGTGTTACTGCGAAAAGATTTGGAATTACAAGTTTCCCAACACTTTTGTTGCTGAAAGATGGAAATTTCTATcaatatgaaaataataatagaACTGCTGATGCTCTTAAACAATTCGCTTTGCATGGCTATAAACAGGTTAAATCAAAGgtaattaatgattaaaaTAGCCTGTTCCTAAAGAATGGAGTTATTTTGTTCGGTTCAAATTCTTTATCAAATCTGGATTTTATGAAGTTAAGCGCATATACCAGTTAGCATATCCTGGGTtcataacaatttcattcaTATCATTTGTATTAGGCATTGTAATTGGTGCTGTTTGTATGTTTTTTTCTCTAGTTCTGTTCGAAAAGAACACCAAAGGTAATAAAAAACCAAGTATAAAACATGACTAATTCTAGTATACCATAGATAGTTAAATGATAagttataaaattacatactaaataattacagtAAGTGTCAGAATGGAAGCGCAATTGATGGAAACATAGACTCTCTCAACGTTATCTCTACATCAGGATGCGTATAAACTTTTATTGTGGCCTTTAGGGCACCCGCTACAGCAACAAAACCTAATCCCCtaatacaaatatccaCAGTTGCTGTCTTCCATCCACGTCCAATTATCTTGAATTTCTTAGGTACCAACATCTTCTCTTCATCTTCCATCTCAGG encodes:
- a CDS encoding Thioredoxin domain-containing protein (overlaps_old_locusTagID:BBM_III09385), encoding MKLGFSNILCGLCVLVEITKNAPLCDASSTNGKGGVDSVSKKSFVIELEDSTFERKTQASSGGTSGVWFVKFYAPWCGHCRSMENDWNELANILGKQINVAKIDATKHSVTAKRFGITSFPTLLLLKDGNFYQYENNNRTADALKQFALHGYKQVKSKPVPKEWSYFVRFKFFIKSGFYEVKRIYQLAYPGFITISFISFVLGIVIGAVCMFFSLVLFEKNTKGNKKPSIKHD